The DNA segment CCGATGACGGCGACGGGATCGACCACGGCTCTTCTCGCCCCTCTCGCGAGCATGGGTGCGCGGGGCGCCCCCCTGGCCCGCGCCACAGGTAAGTTCCACCAGGGCTTCGTTGATCGCCTGCTGGCCGCGGGCTAGCATAGGGGTGGCAACCGGGACGGGCCTGCGAGTGTGGGCGAGGTGGCAGGACGCCCCGGCACAATGTGGGGTGAGATGCTGTAAGATGAGCCGCTCGCAGCCGGTGACCACAGTACTGTTCGACCTCGACGGCACGTTGAACGGGATCGACATGGACGAGTTCCTACCCCTTTACTTCCGGGCGCTGGGGGAATATGCCGGGGACCTGATAGAGCCACAGCGTCTCGCCCGGGAGATCTGGAAGGCCACCGAGATGCTGATCCACGATCGGAGTGTCGAGCTGACCAACGCTGAAAAGTTCCGGCGCTTTTTCCTTCCGGACGAACCGGCCCTGCGGGAGCGGCTGTACCCCCGCTTTGACCGGTTCTACGCGGAACGCTTCGGCATGCTGCGCCGCCATGCGCCGGCCACCCCCCTGGCTCGCTCCACCGTGGATGCGGTCCGTGAAATGGGTATGCGGGTGATCATCGCCACCAACCCTGTCTTTCCCGAGACGGCCGTGCGCCAGCGGCTGGAGTGGGCAGGACTGGGGGACGTGTCCTTCGAACTCGTGACGACCCTGGACAACATGCACGCCTGCAAGCCCAACCTCGAGTATTTCCGGGAAATCTCGGACCGCTTGGGCGTGAGGCCCGAAGAGTGCCTCATGGTGGGAAACGACCGGGACGAAGATATGGTGGCGGCGAAACTCGGAATGCGCACGTACTGGGTCACCGACATGGGCATCGACCGAGGTCAAAGCGGCGTGGAGCCAGACGGCAAGGGCCGGCTGGCGGATTTCGTCGGATGGCTCGGCGCACTGGCACCGGTGCGGCCGGATTGATAAGGTGAAAGGGGAGGCAGGCGAGCGGCCGGTGGCCCGCAGGCAGCTTTCGGCGTCCGAGCTACAGGCCCTGGTAAAACTGCTGGGCGACAGCGACGAGCGCACGGTGAGGGTGGCTCGCACCCGGCTCCTGGAGGCGGGGCCCGACGCGCTGCCGTGGTTGCACGCCGCGGCGAGCGGGGAGTCGGATCCCGTCGTGAGAGGCCGCGCTCGCCTTTTGCTGGATGAGGTGCGCTTCCTGACCCTGAAGGAGCGCGCAGCGCACCTGGCGCGCCAGGCCCGGGGGAGGTTCGACCTGGAGGAAGGGCTGTTCGTCGTCGCCCGAGCCCGCTACCCCGACCTGGACGAACCCTCCTACCGGCAGCGCCTGCGGGAGATGGGAGAGGAACTGGTTCGCCGCCGGGTTGGACGTATGACCCCCGCCGAGGCGGCGGCCGCCGTGAACCGTTATCTCTTCCACGAACTCGGCTTCAAGAGCAACGAGGCACATTACTACGACCCCGACAACGTCTGCATCAACCAGGTGCTCGACCGCAGAAGCGGCGTCGGGCTCTCGCTCACCGCGCTGTACCTGGTGGTGGGCCGGCGGGCCGGTTTTGATGCGTACGCCGTCTCACTACCGGGCCACGTGGTGGTGGGCGTGCCGGGGCCGGTGCCGTTCTGGGTGGACCCCACCCGGGGAGGCCGGGTGCTGTCGCGCCACGATCTGGTGGCGTTCGCCCGGGAAAGCGGCCACCAGTTTGAAGAGAGCATGCTGGAGCCGGTGCCGGACCGCGAGCTCGTGGAGCGGATGCTGGCCCACCTGATGCGGGTCTACGCCCTCACGTCGCAGACGGTGGCGGCGCAGCGGCTCGAGGAGCTGCTGAAAGCCTTCAGCCGGGCCTCCCGCAGCAAGTCGGCCCCGGCTGCGGCGTCGAAGGGGTCGGAGAGCGGGACGGCCCCTCAGGGAGATGACGCCGATTAGCTCCGGCCGGGCGGCCGGGTACGGGCCGGCAGTGGCGCCCGGCCCCGAGCTGGTGGCGGTGGGTTCCACAAACCCCGCCAAGGTCGAACCCATCGAAGACGTCCTTCGCCGCCTGTTCCGCAAAAGTCGCGTCCAGTCCGTCGGAGTGGACAGCGGGGTTCGCCCTCAACCTCTTTCCCTGCAAGAGACGCAAGAAGGAGCGGAGGCGCGAGCGCGCCTGGCCCTCGAAGCGGTGCCCGGCGCGAAGTGGGGCATCGGGGTCGAGGGCGGCATCCACCTGGACGAGCAGGGGCGCGGCTGGCTCGTCACGGTCGCCGCCGTGGCCGATCGCCGGGGGGCGATCTCAACGGGCGAGGGCCTGCGCCTGATGCTGCCCGAGATGATGGTTCGGGCGGCCAGGGCGGGCCGGGAGCTTGCCGACGTGGTGGACGAGTACTTCGGCGTCACCGGTTCCCGCATCGATCCCGGCGCCGTGGGCCACCTCACCCGGGGGCTGATCACCCGGCGCCAGCTTGTCGCCGTTGCTGTGACGGCTGCCCTGGTGCCCCGCCTCTTCCCTGACCTGTACCTGCTGTGAGCTGCCCCGGCCCTGGACACAGGTGGGGCGGGGCTGATACCCTGGGACGAGGGGGGCTGGACGGCCGATGCCCTGGTTGGGTACGGTGGATTCCAGCCACTGGACGGCGGACTTCCGGCTGGCCAGACTGCTGGAGTATGCGTACCACAAGACCGGACGGCGTCAGCCGGTGGTGGTCGTCGGGATGGGCCTGTCCCTCGACCGCCCCAGCACCGTCGGCCCCACCGTCGCGGCCGAACTGGCCAAGGTCCACCCCTACGTCTTCGGGCAGGCCGGCCAGCCGGTCGCGCGGCACAACCTGGACACGGTCTTCTTCCACATCACGCAGGAATTCCCCAGCTCTTTCGTCATCGTCGTCGACGGAACCACCGGCGAGGCCGAGGAGGACGGCCACGTCATCGCCTGGTCGGCTTCCGTCGAACCCGACGAGGACTTCCTGGCGGCCCGCCAGGCGCTCGGCGCAGCCCGGTTGAGGCGTCCGGGATTCCCGACAGCCCTCGACGAGCACCAGGTGCCCCGCACCGCGACCCTGGGAACCGACATTGCGGCGCTCCCGGCCCACGTGGGCCTTGTGGGGGTGCTGGGCCCCGTGGTGGGTTCGCCCTCCGAACACAACCGCCGCTTCGCCTCAGCGTGCGACGCCATCATTGACGGAATTCTGCGTTTTTTCTACCGCACCGGCCACCTGGTTTGAGCCCGAGCCCATGGTGACGGTTTGCGCGCCGGGCGGACCTCCCTGCCTTGCGGGCCGCCGGCCGGAGGAGGCGGGCCGCCTCCCGGCGAACAAAGCCAGTGTCCCTGACCATCCACCACCGGCAGGGGGGCTCTCTAGGCCATGGCCACAGCGGCCGAATTCCTCAAGAGCCTGGTTCAGCGCATGAACGACCAACCGGAGCGGACTGGCATCAAGGACGCCGCGATCCAGTTCGTGCTCACCGGCGACGGCGGCGGCAGCTGGGCCGTCGTCATCAGCCAGGGCA comes from the Bacillota bacterium genome and includes:
- a CDS encoding DUF1256 domain-containing protein, yielding MPWLGTVDSSHWTADFRLARLLEYAYHKTGRRQPVVVVGMGLSLDRPSTVGPTVAAELAKVHPYVFGQAGQPVARHNLDTVFFHITQEFPSSFVIVVDGTTGEAEEDGHVIAWSASVEPDEDFLAARQALGAARLRRPGFPTALDEHQVPRTATLGTDIAALPAHVGLVGVLGPVVGSPSEHNRRFASACDAIIDGILRFFYRTGHLV
- a CDS encoding inosine/xanthosine triphosphatase — translated: MTPISSGRAAGYGPAVAPGPELVAVGSTNPAKVEPIEDVLRRLFRKSRVQSVGVDSGVRPQPLSLQETQEGAEARARLALEAVPGAKWGIGVEGGIHLDEQGRGWLVTVAAVADRRGAISTGEGLRLMLPEMMVRAARAGRELADVVDEYFGVTGSRIDPGAVGHLTRGLITRRQLVAVAVTAALVPRLFPDLYLL
- a CDS encoding HAD family hydrolase, with the translated sequence MSRSQPVTTVLFDLDGTLNGIDMDEFLPLYFRALGEYAGDLIEPQRLAREIWKATEMLIHDRSVELTNAEKFRRFFLPDEPALRERLYPRFDRFYAERFGMLRRHAPATPLARSTVDAVREMGMRVIIATNPVFPETAVRQRLEWAGLGDVSFELVTTLDNMHACKPNLEYFREISDRLGVRPEECLMVGNDRDEDMVAAKLGMRTYWVTDMGIDRGQSGVEPDGKGRLADFVGWLGALAPVRPD
- a CDS encoding transglutaminase-like domain-containing protein, whose protein sequence is MARRQLSASELQALVKLLGDSDERTVRVARTRLLEAGPDALPWLHAAASGESDPVVRGRARLLLDEVRFLTLKERAAHLARQARGRFDLEEGLFVVARARYPDLDEPSYRQRLREMGEELVRRRVGRMTPAEAAAAVNRYLFHELGFKSNEAHYYDPDNVCINQVLDRRSGVGLSLTALYLVVGRRAGFDAYAVSLPGHVVVGVPGPVPFWVDPTRGGRVLSRHDLVAFARESGHQFEESMLEPVPDRELVERMLAHLMRVYALTSQTVAAQRLEELLKAFSRASRSKSAPAAASKGSESGTAPQGDDAD